In one window of Armatimonadota bacterium DNA:
- a CDS encoding aminoglycoside 6-adenylyltransferase, protein MRDMGNDVINRLIAWAAREACVRVMLLTSSRAGSGEPVDPFSDYDVILYVSDTAPLIGDDGWLRHFGTILVMCRTHWEHNGTRQDTRLVRYDDGTRIDFTIAPVRILEQVLEEPALPAYLDIGYRVLLDKDDLTGRMLPPSYQGYIPRKPTEHEFQDLVQGFWWDSTYVAKYLWRDDLFPAKYMLDCALKFDYLRRMLEWSIEIEHNWSLRPGSQGRYLKQRLPSESWSAIEATFVGADIDENWRALFRTCEVFRETALGVARHLGYEYPRELDANVTAYLRQCMALENE, encoded by the coding sequence ATGCGCGACATGGGAAACGACGTCATCAACCGGCTCATCGCATGGGCTGCTCGTGAGGCATGTGTTCGAGTGATGCTGCTGACGAGTTCGCGGGCCGGCAGCGGCGAGCCCGTCGACCCGTTCTCTGACTACGATGTGATTCTCTACGTCTCTGACACCGCCCCGCTCATCGGGGATGATGGCTGGTTGCGGCATTTCGGCACGATCCTGGTGATGTGTCGAACTCATTGGGAACACAACGGGACGCGCCAGGACACCCGGTTGGTGCGATACGACGACGGGACGAGGATTGATTTCACGATCGCTCCGGTCCGCATCTTGGAGCAAGTCCTTGAGGAACCCGCGCTGCCCGCGTACCTGGATATCGGCTATCGAGTGCTCCTGGATAAGGACGACCTGACCGGACGGATGCTGCCTCCTTCCTATCAGGGGTACATCCCGCGCAAGCCGACCGAGCACGAGTTCCAGGATCTTGTCCAGGGGTTCTGGTGGGACTCCACGTATGTGGCCAAATACCTGTGGCGCGACGACTTGTTCCCGGCGAAGTACATGCTCGACTGCGCCCTGAAGTTCGACTATCTGCGCCGGATGCTGGAATGGTCTATCGAGATCGAGCACAATTGGTCGCTGCGACCCGGAAGCCAGGGGAGATACCTGAAGCAGCGCCTGCCATCCGAGTCGTGGTCCGCGATCGAGGCGACCTTCGTCGGCGCTGACATTGATGAGAACTGGCGGGCGCTGTTCCGCACCTGCGAGGTCTTCAGAGAAACCGCGCTGGGTGTCGCACGCCATCTCGGCTACGAATACCCGCGGGAACTCGACGCGAATGTAACTGCCTACTTGCGGCAGTGCATGGCCTTGGAGAACGAGTAG
- a CDS encoding fumarylacetoacetate hydrolase family protein, with protein sequence MEDAFTVESPRLLSPLARPPKILALGRNYRAHALESGLGVPDEPVFFCKASTAVIDPEQPVVIKRDLTRVDPEVELAVIIGERGADIPPERAASFVAGYTVLNDVTARDMQKDDLSKSNPWFRSKGIDTFCPLGPCIVLPDEIREPVELDLEMRVNGEVRQRDNTASLMFKIPYLIEFISHHMTIEPGDIISTGTPEGMAPIKPGDTMEAEVEGIGILRNPVVGEE encoded by the coding sequence ATGGAGGATGCGTTCACCGTTGAGAGCCCGCGGCTGCTGTCACCGCTGGCGCGGCCGCCGAAGATACTCGCGCTCGGGCGCAACTATCGCGCGCACGCGCTGGAAAGCGGCCTGGGCGTGCCCGACGAGCCCGTCTTCTTCTGCAAGGCGAGCACCGCGGTCATTGACCCCGAGCAGCCGGTGGTCATCAAGCGCGACCTGACGCGCGTTGACCCCGAGGTGGAACTCGCCGTCATCATCGGCGAGCGCGGCGCGGACATCCCCCCGGAGCGCGCGGCGTCGTTCGTCGCCGGCTACACCGTGCTCAACGACGTAACCGCCCGCGACATGCAGAAGGACGATCTGTCGAAAAGCAACCCGTGGTTCCGCTCCAAGGGCATAGACACGTTCTGTCCGCTGGGGCCGTGCATCGTGCTGCCCGACGAGATCCGGGAGCCGGTTGAACTCGACCTCGAGATGCGCGTCAACGGCGAGGTACGCCAGCGCGACAACACCGCGAGCCTTATGTTCAAGATCCCGTACCTCATCGAGTTCATCTCGCACCACATGACCATCGAGCCGGGCGACATTATCTCGACCGGCACGCCCGAGGGCATGGCTCCCATCAAGCCCGGCGACACGATGGAAGCGGAGGTGGAGGGTATCGGCATCCTGCGCAATCCGGTCGTCGGCGAGGAATGA
- a CDS encoding glycosyltransferase family 39 protein has product MPSLITWFQDHPRRAAWLAAAALLILAFAIYGQTLNNGWVIAPEDDEVWLSMIKGAGLADIPSWFVSQPAFFYRPVARVSFYLDYLVWGDNPFGFRLTQLLLYVAAAAALGWLMHEVTRSRLAGFCAASLYVAYPRNWEVAYWVSTRADVLAALFALASLALLARAGRKRRLACWLGAMACAAAALFSKEVALALPLLVLVWAAIASPPLRKAGYHWAWAGITFAVLLAMAAGYWTLRSAATPMGTEHVSEFARLDIPLLKALRWGGSWWYRPLVLDSYYIRRGVVPGGAVLLVDPARFVQFWGTLAVWAGALVLAFVRAPRPALMFFAFHALAALPAAGEIAHVPFRRFFYLPVAGDQALTALVLWVALVWCRERWPRWGWAALSPYVALLAVFAWGAAARAAGLGPRLFGR; this is encoded by the coding sequence ATGCCTTCGCTCATTACCTGGTTCCAGGATCATCCGCGGCGCGCCGCGTGGCTCGCCGCCGCCGCACTGTTGATACTCGCGTTTGCCATCTACGGCCAGACCCTCAACAACGGATGGGTCATCGCGCCCGAGGACGACGAGGTCTGGCTCTCCATGATCAAGGGCGCGGGGCTTGCCGACATCCCATCCTGGTTCGTCAGCCAGCCCGCCTTCTTCTACCGTCCCGTGGCGCGCGTCTCATTCTACCTGGATTACCTCGTCTGGGGTGACAATCCTTTCGGCTTCCGGCTGACCCAGCTTCTCCTCTACGTCGCGGCCGCCGCCGCGCTCGGGTGGCTGATGCACGAAGTCACGCGCAGCCGCCTCGCCGGATTCTGTGCGGCCTCGCTGTACGTCGCCTACCCGCGAAACTGGGAGGTCGCCTACTGGGTCAGCACGCGCGCCGACGTGCTCGCAGCGCTTTTCGCTCTCGCCTCCCTTGCCCTGCTGGCGCGCGCCGGCCGCAAGCGGCGGCTTGCCTGCTGGCTCGGCGCCATGGCGTGCGCTGCGGCGGCGCTGTTCTCCAAGGAGGTCGCGCTGGCTCTGCCGCTCCTCGTGCTCGTCTGGGCGGCGATCGCGTCCCCGCCGCTTCGCAAGGCCGGCTATCACTGGGCGTGGGCGGGCATCACCTTCGCCGTCCTGCTCGCGATGGCGGCGGGCTACTGGACCCTGCGCTCCGCGGCGACGCCGATGGGCACCGAGCATGTCTCCGAGTTCGCGCGTCTCGATATCCCACTGCTCAAGGCGCTGCGCTGGGGCGGGAGCTGGTGGTATCGCCCGCTCGTGCTGGACTCGTACTACATCCGGAGAGGGGTCGTGCCTGGAGGCGCGGTGCTGCTGGTGGACCCGGCGAGATTCGTCCAGTTCTGGGGCACGCTCGCGGTCTGGGCGGGGGCGCTCGTCCTCGCGTTCGTCCGCGCGCCACGGCCGGCGCTCATGTTCTTCGCCTTTCACGCGCTGGCGGCCCTGCCCGCGGCAGGGGAAATCGCCCACGTCCCGTTTCGCCGCTTCTTCTATCTGCCGGTTGCCGGGGATCAGGCCTTAACCGCGCTCGTGCTGTGGGTCGCGCTGGTCTGGTGTCGCGAGCGCTGGCCGCGGTGGGGTTGGGCCGCGCTGAGCCCGTACGTCGCTCTGCTCGCCGTGTTCGCGTGGGGCGCGGCGGCAAGAGCCGCCGGACTCGGCCCGCGACTGTTCGGCCGTTGA
- a CDS encoding metallophosphoesterase — translation MNQIRNRGAAAALAALLIAIIAGVGRASVAELSLAGLDRQTASDSFTFIVWGDNRCRAGALNSPTFARIIRDSNLLAPAFTVGVGDLISNAEETDLEWTREQWADFIAAVGRFDMPCMPVIGNHDLDGPQTSGMYEELVGPRRYSFDFAGCRFIVLDSEQEGGFGAEQFQWLSDRLAQGERPRHVFLFMHAPMFRAEAAWEPIHLLLRRFPVRAVFAGHEHIYCYDERDGIRYVITGGAGAPLRDPPERGGFYHYVIANVRGDEISLAVVREGAMLPPECVLRGEFDLTNEMLAAIAAPEIDAPVGECAVVAGEAELRNPGDEVWDGVARWRASGGWLIEPEQVGFSLAPGENARIAFTVHVPGPLPARYPLPELTVDYATDAGRTLSFAKPVRLRSLLSCPRADGFDGVKTPVPVTPPDFFRPVPDDLSASVQLRWDAQALHVLVAVVDDIRRHEHYGDDLWEGDSIQVFFDMAADGNARDRQADDHEFCAGRGARGAEVWRYAGPGAGAAAENVTCEISEDATGRTYALVIPWAELKPFEPKPGATFGFSLVVNDDDGFDAGGLMWLELTPRAGSGRTPFPLDAVILE, via the coding sequence TTGAACCAGATCCGGAACCGAGGAGCAGCTGCAGCGCTGGCCGCGCTGTTGATCGCCATCATCGCCGGCGTGGGCCGTGCGTCGGTCGCGGAGCTTTCGCTCGCCGGTCTCGACCGGCAGACGGCGAGCGACTCGTTCACGTTCATCGTCTGGGGCGACAATCGCTGTCGCGCGGGCGCGCTCAATTCGCCGACCTTCGCGCGCATCATCCGGGACAGCAACCTGCTCGCGCCCGCGTTCACCGTCGGCGTCGGCGACCTCATCTCGAACGCCGAGGAGACCGACCTCGAATGGACGCGCGAGCAGTGGGCTGATTTCATCGCGGCGGTGGGGCGCTTCGACATGCCGTGCATGCCGGTCATCGGCAACCATGACCTCGACGGGCCGCAGACATCGGGGATGTACGAGGAACTGGTCGGCCCGCGCCGCTACTCGTTCGACTTTGCGGGCTGCCGCTTCATCGTGCTCGACAGCGAGCAGGAGGGCGGGTTCGGCGCCGAGCAGTTTCAATGGCTGAGCGACCGGCTGGCGCAGGGCGAGCGACCGCGCCACGTGTTCCTGTTCATGCACGCGCCGATGTTTCGCGCGGAGGCGGCGTGGGAGCCCATTCACCTCCTGCTGCGGCGGTTTCCCGTGCGCGCCGTGTTCGCGGGACACGAGCACATCTACTGTTATGACGAGCGCGACGGCATTAGGTACGTCATCACGGGCGGGGCGGGGGCGCCGCTTCGCGATCCTCCGGAGCGCGGTGGATTCTATCACTACGTCATCGCCAATGTCCGCGGCGACGAGATTTCGCTCGCGGTGGTCAGAGAAGGCGCCATGTTGCCTCCGGAGTGCGTTCTGCGCGGCGAGTTCGACTTGACCAATGAAATGCTCGCCGCCATCGCGGCGCCTGAAATAGACGCTCCGGTTGGCGAATGCGCCGTGGTCGCTGGCGAAGCGGAGTTGCGCAACCCCGGTGACGAGGTGTGGGACGGCGTCGCGCGCTGGCGCGCCAGCGGCGGGTGGCTCATCGAGCCGGAGCAGGTCGGCTTCTCGCTCGCTCCCGGCGAGAACGCGCGGATCGCCTTCACTGTCCACGTGCCGGGGCCTCTGCCCGCGCGCTATCCTCTGCCGGAATTGACGGTTGACTATGCGACCGATGCGGGCCGCACGCTGTCCTTCGCCAAGCCGGTACGCCTGCGCAGTCTCTTGTCGTGTCCGCGCGCTGATGGCTTTGACGGCGTGAAGACGCCGGTGCCCGTCACGCCGCCCGACTTTTTCCGCCCGGTGCCGGACGACCTGTCGGCCTCCGTGCAACTGCGCTGGGACGCGCAGGCGCTTCACGTGCTCGTCGCGGTGGTTGATGACATTCGACGCCACGAGCACTACGGCGACGACCTATGGGAGGGTGATTCGATTCAGGTGTTCTTCGACATGGCCGCTGACGGCAACGCGCGCGACCGTCAAGCAGACGATCACGAGTTCTGCGCGGGCCGCGGCGCGCGCGGCGCAGAGGTGTGGCGGTACGCCGGCCCCGGGGCGGGCGCGGCGGCCGAGAACGTGACGTGCGAGATCTCCGAGGACGCGACAGGCCGGACGTATGCGCTCGTCATACCGTGGGCGGAACTGAAGCCATTCGAGCCCAAGCCGGGAGCGACATTCGGCTTCTCGCTCGTTGTCAATGATGACGACGGCTTCGACGCCGGCGGGCTCATGTGGCTCGAGCTGACCCCGCGCGCCGGCTCGGGACGAACGCCGTTCCCGCTGGACGCCGTGATTCTGGAGTAA